A region of Struthio camelus isolate bStrCam1 chromosome 30, bStrCam1.hap1, whole genome shotgun sequence DNA encodes the following proteins:
- the LOC138062857 gene encoding trichohyalin-like, translating into MSHFLDSISTIISIFYKHAKEEGDGSILSRREMKKFILKEFADVIVNPRDPQTIDKVLQFLEWDGDGKIDFNEFLLLVFRVAKACYWYLEKGPCLLQKTKLMTSGKSLQEPKIDNRGSHRQLQEEEPQICENNRHPPYEPETQQDTRVHKLETLEETGSHHQQHNTQSRNDAKRSSKSEEPTSQVYKERSQEPCDQHNIHQPHELDRQEDIQSRTQLNKHSSLQACQPEPQADERQNQEGPQPEQLADMKSHNEPCKPQPLPNRWSSQEPHEPAPQTNDQKNHQPQDQEAVVYGRSSRWPQEPEQEADRGSHNQPHKPELLTDEKSCYHLHELEQKIFEYSSRQPHELECLDLESRSHQKHKEEEKADLRNQNLSHGPYPHRHQYSSYESQETEHLQYERHNHRSSEPARKRDERVCGPSRETGPPVYERSQYQSLESERVENQRRSCQRGEQERQVTVRSNQQQWEDHTVENKRSLQLHEPAGQARIDRQRELAADVSESSRRQARERGERAPASAYERTRRTAEEAAEADLRVCRVSREPEPRGDTARRDRSQEGEPAEDERRIRRGRELEEPAGQARIDRQRELAADVSESSRRQARERGERAPASAYERTRRTAEEAAEADLRVCRVSREPEPRGDTARRDRSQEGEPAEDERRIRRGRELEEPAGQARIDRQRELAADVSESSRRQARERGERAPASAYERTRRTAEEAAEADLRVCRVSREPEPRGDTAGRDRSQEGEPAEDERRIRRGRELEEPAGQARIDRQRELAADVSESSRRQARERGERAPASAYERTRRTAEEAAEADLRVCRVSREPEPRGDTAGRDRSQEGEPAEDERRIRRGRELEEPAGQARIDRQRELAADVSESSRRQARERGERAPASAYERTRRTAEEAAEADLRVCRVSREPEPRGDTAGRDRSQEGEPAEDERRIRRGQELEEPAGQARIDRQRELAADVSESSRRQARERGERAPASAYERTRRTAEEAAEADLRVCRVSREPEPRGDTAGRDRSQEGEPAEDERRIRRGRELEEPAGQARIDRQRELAADVSESSRRQARERGERAPASAYERTRRTAEEAAEADLRVCRVSREPEPRGDTAGRDRSQEGEPAEDERRIRRGRELEEPAGQARIDRQRELAADVSESSRRQARERGERAPASAYERTRRTAEEAAEADLRVCRVSREPEPRGDTAGRDRSQEGEPAEDERRIRRGRELEEPAGQARIDRQRELAADVSESSRRQARERGERAPASAYERTRRTAEEAAEADLRVCRVSREPEPRGDTAGRDHSQEGEPAEDERRIRRGRELEEPAGQARIDRQRELAADVSESSRRQARERGERAPASAYERTRRTAEEAAEADLRVCRVSREPEPRGDTAGRDRSQEGEPAEDERRIRRGRELEEPAGQARIDRQRELAADVSESSRRQARERGERAPASAYERTRRTAEEAAEADLRVCRVSREPEPRGDTARRDRSQEGEPAEDERRIRRGRELEEPAGQARIDRQRELAADVSESSRRQARERGERAPASAYERTRRTAEEAAEADLRVCRVSREPEPRGDTARRDRSQEGEPAEDERRIRRGRELEEPAGQARIDRQRELAADVSESSRRQARERGERAPASAYERTRRTAEEAAEADLRVCRVSREPEPRGDTAGRDRSQEGEPAEDERRIRQGRELEEPAGQARIDRQRELAADVSESSRRQARERGERAPASAYERTRRTAEEAAEADLRVCRVSREPEPRGDTAGRDRSQEGEPAEDERRIRRGRELEEPAGQARIDRQRELAADVSESSRRQARERGERAPASAYERTRRTAEEAAEADLRVCRVSREPEPRGDTAGRDRSQEGEPAEDERRIRRGRELEEPAGQARIDRQRELAADVSESSRRQARERGERAPASAYERTRRTAEEAAEADLRVCRVSREPEPRGDTARRDRSQEGEPAEDERRIRRGRELEEPAGQARIDRQRELAADVSESSRRQARERAERAPASAYERTRRTAEEAAEADLRVCRVSREPEPRGDTARRDRSQEGEPAEDERRIRRGRELEEPAGQARIDRQRELAADVSESSRRQARERGERAPASAYERTRRTAEEAAEADLRVCRVSREPEPRGDTAGRDRSQEGEPAEDERRIRQGRELEEPAGQARIDRQRELAADVSESSRRQARERGERAPASAYERTRRTAEEAAEADLRVCRVSREPEPRGDTAGRDRSQEGEPAEDERRIRRGRELEEPAGQARIDRQRELAADVSESSRRQARERGERAPASAYERTRRTAEEAAEADLRVCRVSREPEPRGDTAGRDRSQEGEPAEDERRIRRGRELEEPAGQARIDRQRELAADVSESSRRQARERAERAPASAYERTRRTAEEAAEADLRVCRVSREPEPRGDTAGRDRSQEGEPAEDERRIRRGRELEEPAGQARIDRQRELAADVSESSRRQARERGERAPASAYERTRRTAEEAAEADLRVCRVSREPEPRGDTARRDRSQEGEPAEDERRIRRGRELEEPAGQARIDRQRELAADVSESSRRQARERAERAPASAYERTRRTAEEAAEADLRVCRVSREPEPRGDTARRDRSQEGEPAEDERRIRRGRELEEPAGQARIDRQRELAADVSESSRRQARERGERAPASAYERTRRTAEEAAEADLRVCRVSRELEPRGDTARRDRSQEGEPAEDERRIRRGRELEEPAGQARIDRQRELAADVSESSRRQARERGERAPASAYERTRRTAEEAAEADLRVCRVSREPEPRGDTARRDRSQEGEPAEDERRIRRGRELEEPAGQARIDRQRELAADVSESSRRQARERGERAPASAYERTRRTAEEAAEADLRVCRVSREPEPRGDTAGRDRSQEGEPAEDERRIRRGRELEEPAGQARIDRQRELAADVSESSRRQARERGERAPASTQREFHERSICDRSESEQECYTFSHHHPDGLQCEAPESNPCEPTEHQGKRNCTLLHKQETLVHEPKRYPSIEGKGRRDDRSLFQIVQLDTKHLSLPAELESVADRRIHYLPDELDVQPDVKFLPLPCKPHTVAYLIHVIQKLNNPQSATYEIVCYQPHDLGQPVYARKCYVSPQPLAVPREGSSRQEPEPSEDERIPGDTQEPESPQHKDTCVLEPCVDRSSSQQPPPSSPQERKGDLNEPHEHEPQENRKSSCQHERAEIEVKEGVCQEPPSDSIKGEPHQPCKAELRQDRRNNQCSRMPDTEMEPQESGSKASGEQVLQEPESSCHPAGKPRAPGKEGSQPWPQKTKSPWGESSQQGNECKEREAKSHLPLSKASEHSQDQAAQGQAPELQLWEGGGHQAPACKSGQRAAEDTCLQPPPREEASCCQQDAERSHLQQKENSKRSYCQASESQTQGEEEPHLCTKQSQGPPSPPRSQETPSCPGVDEVKAS; encoded by the exons ATGTCTCACTTCTTAGACAGCATTTCCACCATCATTAGCATCTTTTACAAACATGCAAAGGAAGAGGGAGACGGCTCCATCCTCAGCAGAAGGGAGATGAAAAAGTTTATCCTGAAGGAGTTTGCAGATGTCATAGTG AACCCACGTGACCCTCAAACAATTGACAAGGTTCTGCAGTTTCTTGAATGGGATGGTGATGGGAAAATAGATTTTAATGAGTTCCTACTTCTGGTATTCAGAGTGGCTAAGGCCTGCTATTGGTATCTGGAGAAGGGACCATGTCTTCTGCAAAAAACAAAGCTAATGACCAGTGGCAAGTCACTCCAAGAGCCTAAAATTGATAACAGAGGGAGCCATCGTCAGCTCCAGGAAGAGGAACCACAGATCTGTGAGAATAATCGCCATCCACCCTATGAACCTGAGACACAACAAGACACCAGGGTTCACAAGCTTGAAACCCTAGAGGAAACAGGGAGTCATCACCAGCAACATAATACACAAAGCAGAAATGAtgcaaaaagaagcagcaaatctGAGGAACCAACCTCTCAAGTATACAAAGAACGAAGCCAAGAGCCATGTGACCAACATAACATTCACCAGCCACATGAGCTGGACAGACAAGAAGATATACAGAGCCGAA CGCAACTCAACAAACACAGCAGCTTGCAGGCATGTCAGCCTGAACCGCAGGCAGATGAGAGACAAAACCAAGAGGGGCCTCAACCAGAACAACTGGCAGACATGAAGAGTCACAATGAGCCATGTAAACCTCAACCACTGCCAAACCGGTGGAGTAGTCAAGAGCCACATGAGCCAGCACCACAAACGAATGATCAAAAAAACCATCAGCCACAAGACCAAGAGGCAGTGGTATATGGAAGGAGCAGCCGTTGGCCACAGGAGCCAGAACAAGAAGCAGATAGAGGAAGTCACAACCAGCCACATAAGCCTGAATTACTCACAGATGAGAAAAGCTGCTATCACCTCCATGAGctagaacaaaaaatatttgaatatagcAGCCGCCAGCCACATGAGCTGGAATGCCTGGATTTGGAGAGCAGAAGTCATCAAAaacacaaggaagaagaaaaggcagatctAAGGAATCAAAACCTGTCACATGGACCATATCCTCACAGACACCAATATAGCAGTTATGAGTCTCAAGAGACCGAACACCTGCAATATGAGAGGCACAACCACAGATCATCTGAGCCAGCACGAAAGAGAGATGAAAGGGTTTGTGGTCCATCACGTGAAACAGGGCCTCCAGTGTATGAACGTAGCCAGTATCAGTCACTTGAATCTGAACGAGTGGAGAATCAGAGGAGAAGCTGTCAGAGAGGTGAACAAGAAAGACAAGTAACTGTGAGAAGCAACCAACAGCAATGGGAGGATCACACAGTGGAAAATAAGAGAAGCCTCCAGCTACATGAGCcagcgggccaggcgaggatcgatcgccaacgcgagctcgcagctgacgtctccgagagcagcagacgccaggcacgggagagaggagagcgaGCTCCCGCGAGCGCCTACGAACGGACCCGCCGGACCgcagaagaggcagccgaggcagaCCTGAGGGTTTGCCGTGTCTCCCGCGAACCGGAGCCACGTGGCGACACAGCAAGGAGGGACCGTTCCCAGGAGGGCGAACCAGCAGAGGACGAGAGGAGGATTCGCCGGGGAcgagagctggaagagccagcgggccaggcgaggatcgatcgccaacgcgagctcgcagctgacgtctccgagagcagcagacgccaggcacgggagagaggagagcgaGCTCCCGCGAGCGCCTACGAACGGACCCGCCGGACCgcagaagaggcagccgaggcagaCCTGAGGGTTTGCCGTGTCTCCCGCGAACCGGAGCCACGTGGCGACACAGCAAGGAGGGACCGTTCCCAGGAGGGCGAACCAGCAGAGGACGAGAGGAGGATTCGCCGGGGAcgagagctggaagagccagcgggccaggcgaggatcgatcgccaacgcgagctcgcagctgacgtctccgagagcagcagacgccaggcacgggagagaggagagcgaGCTCCCGCGAGCGCCTACGAACGGACCCGCCGGACCgcagaagaggcagccgaggcagaCCTGAGGGTTTGCCGTGTCTCCCGCGAACCGGAGCCACGTGGCGACACAGCAGGGAGGGACCGTTCCCAGGAGGGCGAACCAGCAGAGGACGAGAGGAGGATTCGCCGGGGAcgagagctggaagagccagcgggccaggcgaggatcgatcgccaacgcgagctcgcagctgacgtctccgagagcagcagacgccaggcacgggagagaggagagcgaGCTCCCGCGAGCGCCTACGAACGGACCCGCCGGACCgcagaagaggcagccgaggcagaCCTGAGGGTTTGCCGTGTCTCCCGCGAACCGGAGCCACGTGGCGACACAGCAGGGAGGGACCGTTCCCAGGAGGGCGAACCAGCAGAGGACGAGAGGAGGATTCGCCGGGGAcgagagctggaagagccagcgggccaggcgaggatcgatcgccaacgcgagctcgcagctgacgtctccgagagcagcagacgccaggcacgggagagaggagagcgaGCTCCCGCGAGCGCCTACGAACGGACCCGCCGGACCgcagaagaggcagccgaggcagaCCTGAGGGTTTGCCGTGTCTCCCGCGAACCGGAGCCACGTGGCGACACAGCAGGGAGGGACCGTTCCCAGGAGGGCGAACCAGCAGAGGACGAGAGGAGGATTCGCCGGGGACAAGAGCTGGAAGAGCcagcgggccaggcgaggatcgatcgccaacgcgagctcgcagctgacgtctccgagagcagcagacgccaggcacgggagagaggagagcgaGCTCCCGCGAGCGCCTACGAACGGACCCGCCGGACCgcagaagaggcagccgaggcagaCCTGAGGGTTTGCCGTGTCTCCCGCGAACCGGAGCCACGTGGCGACACAGCAGGGAGGGACCGTTCCCAGGAGGGCGAACCAGCAGAGGACGAGAGGAGGATTCGCCGGGGAcgagagctggaagagccagcgggccaggcaaggatcgatcgccaacgcgagctcgcagctgacgtctccgagagcagcagacgccaggcacgggagagaggagagcgaGCTCCCGCGAGCGCCTACGAACGGACCCGCCGGACCgcagaagaggcagccgaggcagaCCTGAGGGTTTGCCGTGTCTCCCGCGAACCGGAGCCACGTGGCGACACAGCAGGGAGGGACCGTTCCCAGGAGGGCGAACCAGCAGAGGACGAGAGGAGGATTCGCCGGGGAcgagagctggaagagccagcgggccaggcgaggatcgatcgccaacgcgagctcgcagctgacgtctccgagagcagcagacgccaggcacgggagagaggagagcgaGCTCCCGCGAGCGCCTACGAACGGACCCGCCGGACCgcagaagaggcagccgaggcagaCCTGAGGGTTTGCCGTGTCTCCCGCGAACCGGAGCCACGTGGCGACACAGCAGGGAGGGACCGTTCCCAGGAGGGCGAACCAGCAGAGGACGAGAGGAGGATTCGCCGGGGAcgagagctggaagagccagcgggccaggcgaggatcgatcgccaacgcgagctcgcagctgacgtctccgagagcagcagacgccaggcacgggagagaggagagcgaGCTCCCGCGAGCGCCTACGAACGGACCCGCCGGACCgcagaagaggcagccgaggcagaCCTGAGGGTTTGCCGTGTCTCCCGCGAACCGGAGCCACGTGGCGACACAGCAGGGAGGGACCATTCCCAGGAGGGCGAACCAGCAGAGGACGAGAGGAGGATTCGCCGGGGAcgagagctggaagagccagcgggccaggcgaggatcgatcgccaacgcgagctcgcagctgacgtctccgagagcagcagacgccaggcacgggagagaggagagcgaGCTCCCGCGAGCGCCTACGAACGGACCCGCCGGACCgcagaagaggcagccgaggcagaCCTGAGGGTTTGCCGTGTCTCCCGCGAACCGGAGCCACGTGGCGACACAGCAGGGAGGGACCGTTCCCAGGAGGGCGAACCAGCAGAGGACGAGAGGAGGATTCGCCGGGGAcgagagctggaagagccagcgggccaggcgaggatcgatcgccaacgcgagctcgcagctgacgtctccgagagcagcagacgccaggcacgggagagaggagagcgaGCTCCCGCGAGCGCCTACGAACGGACCCGCCGGACCgcagaagaggcagccgaggcagaCCTGAGGGTTTGCCGTGTCTCCCGCGAACCGGAGCCACGTGGTGACACAGCAAGGAGGGACCGTTCCCAGGAGGGCGAACCAGCAGAGGACGAGAGGAGGATTCGCCGGGGAcgagagctggaagagccagcgggccaggcgaggatcgatcgccaacgcgagctcgcagctgacgtctccgagagcagcagacgccaggcacgggagagaggagagcgaGCTCCCGCGAGCGCCTACGAACGGACCCGCCGGACCgcagaagaggcagccgaggcagaCCTGAGGGTTTGCCGTGTCTCCCGCGAACCGGAGCCACGTGGCGACACAGCAAGGAGGGACCGTTCCCAGGAGGGCGAACCAGCAGAGGACGAGAGGAGGATTCGCCGGGGAcgagagctggaagagccagcgggccaggcgaggatcgatcgccaacgcgagctcgcagctgacgtctccgagagcagcagacgccaggcacgggagagaggagagcgaGCTCCCGCGAGCGCCTACGAACGGACCCGCCGGACCgcagaagaggcagccgaggcagaCCTGAGGGTTTGCCGTGTCTCCCGCGAACCGGAGCCACGTGGCGACACAGCAGGGAGGGACCGTTCCCAGGAGGGCGAACCAGCAGAGGACGAGAGGAGGATTCGCCAGGGAcgagagctggaagagccagcgggccaggcgaggatcgatcgccaacgcgagctcgcagctgacgtctccgagagcagcagacgccaggcacgggagagaggagagcgaGCTCCCGCGAGCGCCTACGAACGGACCCGCCGGACCgcagaagaggcagccgaggcagaCCTGAGGGTTTGCCGTGTCTCCCGCGAACCGGAGCCACGTGGCGACACAGCAGGGAGGGACCGTTCCCAGGAGGGCGAACCAGCAGAGGACGAGAGGAGGATTCGCCGGGGAcgagagctggaagagccagcgggccaggcgaggatcgatcgccaacgcgagctcgcagctgacgtctccgagagcagcagacgccaggcacgggagagaggagagcgaGCTCCCGCGAGCGCCTACGAACGGACCCGCCGGACCgcagaagaggcagccgaggcagaCCTGAGGGTTTGCCGTGTCTCCCGCGAACCGGAGCCACGTGGCGACACAGCAGGGAGGGACCGTTCCCAGGAGGGCGAACCAGCAGAGGACGAGAGGAGGATTCGCCGGGGAcgagagctggaagagccagcgggccaggcgaggatcgatcgccaacgcgagctcgcagctgacgtctccgagagcagcagacgccaggcacgggagagaggagagcgaGCTCCCGCGAGCGCCTACGAACGGACCCGCCGGACCgcagaagaggcagccgaggcagaCCTGAGGGTTTGCCGTGTCTCCCGCGAACCGGAGCCACGTGGTGACACAGCAAGGAGGGACCGTTCCCAGGAGGGCGAACCAGCAGAGGACGAGAGGAGGATTCGCCGGGGAcgagagctggaagagccagcgggccaggcgaggatcgaTCGCCAACGCGAGCTCGCAGCTGACGTCTCCGAGAGCAGCAGACGCCAGGCACGGGAGAGAGCAGAGCGAGCTCCCGCGAGCGCCTACGAACGGACCCGCCGGACCgcagaagaggcagccgaggcagaCCTGAGGGTTTGCCGTGTCTCCCGCGAACCGGAGCCACGTGGCGACACAGCAAGGAGGGACCGTTCCCAGGAGGGCGAACCAGCAGAGGACGAGAGGAGGATTCGCCGGGGAcgagagctggaagagccagcgggccaggcgaggatcgatcgccaacgcgagctcgcagctgacgtctccgagagcagcagacgccaggcacgggagagaggagagcgaGCTCCCGCGAGCGCCTACGAACGGACCCGCCGGACCgcagaagaggcagccgaggcagaCCTGAGGGTTTGCCGTGTCTCCCGCGAACCGGAGCCACGTGGCGACACAGCAGGGAGGGACCGTTCCCAGGAGGGCGAACCAGCAGAGGACGAGAGGAGGATTCGCCAGGGAcgagagctggaagagccagcgggccaggcgaggatcgatcgccaacgcgagctcgcagctgacgtctccgagagcagcagacgccaggcacgggagagaggagagcgaGCTCCCGCGAGCGCCTACGAACGGACCCGCCGGACCgcagaagaggcagccgaggcagaCCTGAGGGTTTGCCGTGTCTCCCGCGAACCGGAGCCACGTGGCGACACAGCAGGGAGGGACCGTTCCCAGGAGGGCGAACCAGCAGAGGACGAGAGGAGGATTCGCCGGGGAcgagagctggaagagccagcgggccaggcgaggatcgatcgccaacgcgagctcgcagctgacgtctccgagagcagcagacgccaggcacgggagagaggagagcgaGCTCCCGCGAGCGCCTACGAACGGACCCGCCGGACCgcagaagaggcagccgaggcagaCCTGAGGGTTTGCCGTGTCTCCCGCGAACCGGAGCCACGTGGCGACACAGCAGGGAGGGACCGTTCCCAGGAGGGCGAACCAGCAGAGGACGAGAGGAGGATTCGCCGGGGAcgagagctggaagagccagcgggccaggcgaggatcgaTCGCCAACGCGAGCTCGCAGCTGACGTCTCCGAGAGCAGCAGACGCCAGGCACGGGAGAGAGCAGAGCGAGCTCCCGCGAGCGCCTACGAACGGACCCGCCGGACCgcagaagaggcagccgaggcagaCCTGAGGGTTTGCCGTGTCTCCCGCGAACCGGAGCCACGTGGCGACACAGCAGGGAGGGACCGTTCCCAGGAGGGCGAACCAGCAGAGGACGAGAGGAGGATTCGCCGGGGAcgagagctggaagagccagcgggccaggcgaggatcgatcgccaacgcgagctcgcagctgacgtctccgagagcagcagacgccaggcacgggagagaggagagcgaGCTCCCGCGAGCGCCTACGAACGGACCCGCCGGACCgcagaagaggcagccgaggcagaCCTGAGGGTTTGCCGTGTCTCCCGCGAACCGGAGCCACGTGGTGACACAGCAAGGAGGGACCGTTCCCAGGAGGGCGAACCAGCAGAGGACGAGAGGAGGATTCGCCGGGGAcgagagctggaagagccagcgggccaggcgaggatcgaTCGCCAACGCGAGCTCGCAGCTGACGTCTCCGAGAGCAGCAGACGCCAGGCACGGGAGAGAGCAGAGCGAGCTCCCGCGAGCGCCTACGAACGGACCCGCCGGACCgcagaagaggcagccgaggcagaCCTGAGGGTTTGCCGTGTCTCCCGCGAACCGGAGCCACGTGGCGACACAGCAAGGAGGGACCGTTCCCAGGAGGGCGAACCAGCAGAGGACGAGAGGAGGATTCGCCGGGGAcgagagctggaagagccagcgggccaggcgaggatcgatcgccaacgcgagctcgcagctgacgtctccgagagcagcagacgccaggcacgggagagaggagagcgaGCTCCCGCGAGCGCCTACGAACGGACCCGCCGGACCgcagaagaggcagccgaggcagaCCTGAGGGTTTGCCGTGTCTCCCGCGAACTGGAGCCACGTGGCGACACAGCAAGGAGGGACCGTTCCCAGGAGGGCGAACCAGCAGAGGACGAGAGGAGGATTCGCCGGGGAcgagagctggaagagccagcgggccaggcgaggatcgatcgccaacgcgagctcgcagctgacgtctccgagagcagcagacgccaggcacgggagagaggagagcgaGCTCCCGCGAGCGCCTACGAACGGACCCGCCGGACCgcagaagaggcagccgaggcagaCCTGAGGGTTTGCCGTGTCTCCCGCGAACCGGAGCCACGTGGCGACACAGCAAGGAGGGACCGTTCCCAGGAGGGCGAACCAGCAGAGGACGAGAGGAGGATTCGCCGGGGAcgagagctggaagagccagcgggccaggcgaggatcgatcgccaacgcgagctcgcagctgacgtctccgagagcagcagacgccaggcacgggagagaggagagcgaGCTCCCGCGAGCGCCTACGAACGGACCCGCCGGACCgcagaagaggcagccgaggcagaCCTGAGGGTTTGCCGTGTCTCCCGCGAACCGGAGCCACGTGGCGACACAGCAGGGAGGGACCGTTCCCAGGAGGGCGAACCAGCAGAGGACGAGAGGAGGATTCGCCGGGGAcgagagctggaagagccagcgggccaggcgaggatcgatcgccaacgcgagctcgcagctgacgtctccgagagcagcagacgccaggcacgggagagaggagagcgaGCTCCCGCGAGCACCCAGAGGGAGTTCCATGAGAGAAGCATTTGTGACAGAAGTGAGTCAGAACAAGAGTGTTATACTTTTAGCCACCATCATCCAGATGGGTTACAGTGTGAGGCACCAGAGAGTAACCCCTGTGAGCCTACAGAGCACCAGGGCAAGAGGAATTGCACACTGCTACACAAGCAAGAAACACTAGTGCATGAACCTAAAAGGTACCCATCAATTGAGGGCAAAGGAAGAAGGGATGATAGGAGCCTCTTCCAAATAGTGCAGTTGGATACGAAGCACCTGAGCCTGCCAGCAGAGCTGGAGTCTGTTGCAGATAGGAGGATCCATTATCTTCCTGATGAGCTAGATGTACAGCCAGACGTCAAGTTCCTCCCTCTGCCTTGCAAGCCTCATACTGTGGCATACTTAATCCACGTGATCCAGAAGCTAAACAATCCCCAGTCAGCCACCTACGAGATTGTCTGCTACCAGCCCCATGACCTGGGGCAACCTGTTTATGCAAGGAAATGCTATGTGTCACCACAGCCTCTGGCAGTCCCGCGCGAAGGAAGCAGTCGCCAGGAGCCAGAACCCAGTGAGGACGAGAGAATTCCAGGGGATACTCAGGAGCCTGAATCCCCGCAGCACAAAGACACATGTGTTTTGGAACCATGTGTGGACAGGAGCAGTAGCCAGCAGCCACCTCCTTCCAgcccccaggaaagaaaaggggACCTCAATGAGCCACATGAGCATGAGCCGCAGGAGAATAGAAAAAGCTCCTGTCAGCACGAGAGGGCTGAAATAGAAGTGAAGGAAGGGGTTTGTCAGGAGCCCCCATCAGATAGCATTAAGGGTGAACCTCATCAACCTTGCAAGGCTGAACTCAGACAGGACAGGAGGAACAATCAGTGTTCAAGGATGCCCGATACCGAAATGGAGCCACAGGAAAGCGGATCGAAAGCCTCTGGAGAGCAGGTCCTGCAGGAGCCCGAATCCAGCTGCCACCCAGCGGGCAAGCCCCGAGCgccagggaaggagggaagccAGCCTTGGCCACAGAAGACCAAATCACCCTGGGGGGAATCAAGTCAGCAGGGGAACGAGTGCAAGGAGAGGGAGGCCAAAAGCCACCTACCTCTGTCCAAGGCATCCGAACACAGCCAGGACCAGGCGGCCCAAGGCCAGGCTCCAGAGTTGCAGCTGTGGGAAGGTGGAGGGCACCAGGCACCAGCATGCAAGTCAGGCCAGCGAGCTGCAGAAGATACCTGTCTGCAGCCACCCCCGAGGGAGGAAGCCAGCTGCTGTCAGCAGGATGCAGAGAGGAGCCAcctgcaacagaaagaaaacagcaagaggAGCTACTGCCAAGCAAGCGAGTCCCAGACACAAGGGGAAGAGGAACCACATCTTTGCAccaagcagagccagggccctccCAGCCCTCCAAGGTCACAGGAGACACCAAGTTGTCCCGGTGTGGATGAGGTCAAGGCATCTTAG